In Pseudomonas deceptionensis, a single window of DNA contains:
- a CDS encoding BatD family protein: MNRLCVLLLLLCCWTLPAHAMGLVASVDRDQLNSGETVELTLESDDVTLFGKPDLTPLDSLFEVRGTRQVNQLNSISDDNKGTTRWIITLQPKQTGAVIIPPLQVGEYHSQPINLNVTQSVASDNELAPVFIEATLDQPSVYVQAQALLTLRIYHSVALYDDSSLTPLHLDDAIVEQLGESRTYEKLINGVRHGVIERRYGIYPQRSGELIIPAQTFSATQVDSQQATAPAPLGPKPGKLVHATSSEVPLTVMPKPDAYPPNAPWLPARSLSMSETWNPEPDHTLVGESLTRTLTLKAEGLSSAQLPPLPATDVNGLRRYPDLPQLSNQITENGLIGSREEREALVPTRVGQIELPAVEVVWWNTHEDHLERTYLPARTLLAATNPNLAVDTPVSNTPTALNEESSLWIWQLSTLILALTTLASLGLWWRARWQPAILRAAQTGPSPRTLLDDLKRACLANDPQATRQALDAWARQQPETLADMAARFVLLSDALDGLNGALYSETGQYWQGEELWKAIRSIPAAEREQDAGSEPSSLPPLYPK, encoded by the coding sequence ATGAACCGCCTCTGCGTTTTGCTTCTACTGCTGTGTTGCTGGACCTTGCCGGCCCACGCCATGGGACTGGTCGCCAGTGTTGACCGCGATCAACTCAACTCCGGCGAAACCGTCGAGCTGACACTTGAATCCGACGACGTCACGCTGTTCGGCAAACCCGACCTGACGCCCCTGGACAGCCTGTTTGAAGTGCGCGGCACGCGCCAGGTCAACCAGCTCAACAGCATCAGCGATGACAACAAGGGCACCACCCGCTGGATCATCACCCTGCAGCCCAAACAGACCGGCGCGGTGATCATCCCGCCGCTGCAAGTGGGCGAATATCACAGCCAGCCGATCAACCTCAACGTGACTCAAAGCGTGGCCAGCGACAACGAACTGGCTCCGGTGTTTATCGAAGCCACCCTCGACCAGCCCAGCGTCTACGTGCAGGCCCAGGCATTGCTGACCCTGCGCATTTACCATTCTGTAGCGCTCTACGACGACAGCAGCCTCACCCCCTTGCACCTCGACGACGCCATCGTCGAGCAACTGGGCGAGTCCCGCACCTACGAAAAGCTGATCAACGGCGTGCGCCACGGCGTGATCGAACGCCGCTACGGCATCTACCCGCAGCGCAGTGGCGAGCTCATCATCCCGGCGCAAACCTTCAGCGCCACCCAGGTCGACAGCCAGCAAGCCACAGCCCCTGCCCCGCTTGGGCCCAAACCCGGAAAACTGGTGCACGCGACCTCGTCCGAGGTCCCGCTGACCGTCATGCCCAAGCCCGATGCATACCCGCCCAATGCGCCCTGGTTGCCTGCGCGCAGCCTGAGCATGAGCGAAACCTGGAACCCCGAGCCTGACCATACTCTGGTCGGCGAGTCACTGACCCGCACCCTGACCCTCAAGGCCGAAGGCCTGTCCAGCGCCCAGCTGCCGCCACTGCCCGCCACTGACGTCAACGGTTTGCGGCGCTACCCCGACCTGCCGCAACTGAGCAATCAGATCACCGAAAACGGCCTGATCGGCAGCCGCGAAGAACGTGAAGCGCTGGTACCGACCCGGGTCGGCCAGATCGAATTGCCCGCCGTCGAAGTGGTGTGGTGGAACACCCATGAAGACCACCTGGAACGCACTTACCTGCCCGCCCGCACGCTGCTGGCAGCGACCAACCCGAACCTGGCAGTGGACACCCCCGTCAGCAACACCCCGACGGCACTCAACGAAGAGTCCTCGCTGTGGATCTGGCAGCTCAGCACCCTGATCCTGGCCCTCACCACCCTGGCGAGCCTGGGCCTGTGGTGGCGCGCACGTTGGCAACCGGCGATTTTGCGTGCTGCGCAAACCGGTCCAAGCCCGCGCACTTTGCTCGACGACCTTAAACGCGCCTGCCTGGCCAACGACCCGCAGGCTACGCGCCAGGCCCTCGATGCCTGGGCCCGGCAACAACCCGAAACCCTGGCCGACATGGCCGCGCGCTTTGTATTGCTGTCCGACGCCCTGGACGGACTCAACGGCGCGCTTTACAGCGAAACCGGCCAGTACTGGCAAGGTGAGGAACTGTGGAAAGCCATTCGCAGCATTCCTGCCGCCGAGCGCGAGCAGGACGCGGGCAGCGAACCGAGCAGCCTGCCGCCCCTCTACCCCAAATAA